One window of Pyxicephalus adspersus chromosome 4, UCB_Pads_2.0, whole genome shotgun sequence genomic DNA carries:
- the LOC140328921 gene encoding extracellular calcium-sensing receptor-like — protein MFAMEEINNSLDLLPNITLGFSLLDSCMSELRAVGGVLSLLSGLGNPYLGYECHTPSVMVGIIGEHFSALSLPIAQVLGALHYPQISHGATLSALSNKIFFPSFFRTMPSNLFQNIALTQLINQFAWTWVGMLVVDNDSGQQGAQVIRNEIERNGGCVAFLEKIHLSYSATQIKRVVKVIKGSSINVILLHSPEVHVKALLDAMFDDGVTGKFFISSASFIITPGLFSKKAWKILNGTIGLVPSAASMPGFEEFLLNLNPNSSATYPFIRTFWGKAFSCHWPFEDQVDEKSFMMEDMSCTGEEKILSNIFQLFEINDLSLTYHAYLAVYAYTHALHSLLGCPTLSEGYVSHQVCANIGDAHPWKVLRYLKKTHFHTKSGEVMRFNSNGDLPASYDIMNIQILNGSFNMVKVGRIDPEAKVGEKISLNISAILWNEHFTQVPISVCSNSCQPGYRKTPLEGRPLCCYDCIPCSEGEMTNYTDADECTKCPSDQWTNEERDRCVPKVIEFLSYTEPLGIILVITVSMFSVLTLCILVTYIKYQDTPIIKATNRELSYVLLVSLILCFLCCLVFIGKPSRFSCLLRQTFFSVAFSISISSVLAKTIMVMLAFKATRLNSPLRKWLGPTIPHIVVGHCLICQIGICSLWLYRSPPFPIINTQNHKIIHECDEGQKIFFYMSLGFMGFLAMVSFLVAFLARNLPGSFNEAKLITFSMLVFCCVWISFIPGYLSTRGKYTVAVQIFAILASSAGMLGCIFLPKCYIILLRPERNNRKFLSASKVRRKLG, from the exons ATGTTTGCAATGGAAGAAATTAACAATTCTCTGGATTTGTTACCTAATATCACTCTGGGCTTCAGCCTTCTGGATTCCTGTATGTCAGAGCTCCGAGCTGTGGGAGGAGTTCTGTCCCTGCTGTCAGGACTTGGAAACCCCTATTTGGGATATGAATGTCATACACCTTCAGTCATGGTTGGGATTATAGGTGAACATTTTTCTGCCTTATCTCTTCCCATTGCCCAGGTGCTTGGTGCCCTCCATTACCCGCAG ATCAGTCATGGGGCGACCCTGTCAGCgctcagcaataaaatatttttcccatCCTTTTTCCGCACTATGCCGAGTAACCTCTTTCAGAACATTGCTCTCACCCAGCTGATTAACCAGTTTGCTTGGACTTGGGTTGGGATGTTGGTGGTGGACAATGATTCCGGGCAGCAGGGTGCCCAGGTTATACGAAATGAAATAGAGAGAAATGGAGGCTGTGTTGCTTTTTTGGAGAAAATCCATTTAAGTTATTCAGCCACACAGATCAAGAGAGTGGTGAAAGTCATTAAAGGAAGCTCTATCAATGTGATTCTTCTGCATAGCCCCGAGGTCCATGTGAAGGCCCTGCTAGATGCCATGTTTGATGATGGAGTCACTGGGAAATTCTTCATCTCCTCAGCTTCCTTTATAATCACACCTGGTCTTTTCTCCAAGAAAGCCTGGAAGATTCTCAATGGGACAATTGGATTGGTTCCCAGTGCTGCCTCCATGCCAGGATTTGAGGAGTTTCTTCTAAACCTTAACCCTAATTCCAGTGCCACATACCCATTTATTAGGACGTTCTGGGGCAAGGCTTTTAGCTGCCACTGGCCCTTTGAAGATCAAGTTGATGAGAAGTCATTTATGATGGAAGACATGAGCTGCACCGGTGAAGAAAAGATTTTAAGCAATATTTTCCAGTTGTTTGAGATAAATGATCTCAGCTTGACTTACCATGCCTACCTGGCTGTGTATGCATACACACATGCTCTGCATTCATTGCTTGGCTGCCCAACCTTATCAGAGGGTTATGTCAGCCACCAAGTATGTGCAAATATTGGGGACGCTCATCCCTGGAAG GTGCTCCGATACCTCAAGAAAACCCATTTTCACACAAAGTCTGGGGAAGTGATGAGGTTTAATTCTAATGGTGACCTTCCTGCATCGTATGACATCATGAACATCCAGATCCTGAATGGGAGCTTCAACATGGTCAAAGTGGGTAGGATCGACCCCGAGGCCAAAGTGGGGGAGAAGATAAGCCTGAACATTAGCGCCATCCTGTGGAATGAACACTTTACACAG GTCCCAATCTCAGTGTGCAGTAACAGCTGTCAGCCTGGGTACAGGAAAACCCCTTTGGAGGGAAGACCCCTTTGCTGCTATGACTGCATCCCCTGTTCTGAGGGAGAGATGACCAATTACACAG ATGCTGATGAGTGCACCAAATGTCCTTCTGATCAGTGGACCAATGAGGAGAGAGACAGGTGCGTCCCGAAGGTCATAGAGTTCTTGTCATACACTGAACCATTGGGAATCATTTTGGTGATAACTGTTTCCATGTTCTCAGTCCTCACACTCTGCATCCTAGTCACCTACATTAAATATCAGGACACACCGATAATCAAAGCCACCAATAGGGAGCTGAGCTACGTCCTGCTGGTGTCTCTCATTCTTTGCTTTCTTTGCTGCCTTGTGTTCATTGGAAAACCATCCAGATTTAGTTGTCTCCTGAGGCAAACTTTCTTCAGTGTGGCATTCTCCATCAGTATCTCCTCTGTCCTGGCCAAGACTATCATGGTGATGCTTGCCTTCAAAGCCACCAGACTGAACAGTCCCTTGAGGAAATGGCTGGGTCCCACCATCCCTCATATAGTTGTAGGACATTGTTTAATTTGTCAGATCGGCatttgttctttatggctttacAGGTCCCCTCCATTTCCAATAATAAACACTCAGAACCATAAGATAATACATGAGTGCGATGaaggacagaaaatatttttctacatgTCTCTGGGGTTCATGGGATTTCTGGCCATGGTAAGTTTCCTGGTGGCTTTTCTGGCAAGGAATCTCCCGGGAAGCTTCAATGAGGCTAAACTGATCACCTTCAGCATGTTGGTCTTCTGTTGTGTTTGGATCTCCTTCATCCCGGGGTATCTGAGCACCAGAGGTAAATACACTGTGGCTGTTCAGATATTCGCTATCTTGGCTTCCAGTGCTGGAATGTTAGGTTGTATATTTCTCCCGAAATGTTATATTATCCTTCTGAGACCAGAGAGGAACAATCGAAAATTCCTATCAGCCAGTAAAGTGAGGAGAAAACTTGGATAA